One region of Polynucleobacter sp. SHI8 genomic DNA includes:
- a CDS encoding MarR family transcriptional regulator: MPNKRSKLISFDALPGHYIRRLQQISVAIFLQETEGFGITPVQFAALSALEEFPQIDQKTLANTIGLDTSTIGGVIDRLESRGFVLRNPSNKDRRVHVLTLTSEGKNLLEKINPHVLQAQDRILSPLKKSQHGELIQMLDILVNGNNDASRAPSFMKPLEN; the protein is encoded by the coding sequence ATGCCAAATAAACGATCTAAACTTATTTCATTTGATGCTTTACCTGGACACTACATCAGAAGACTTCAACAAATTTCGGTAGCCATATTTTTACAAGAGACCGAAGGATTTGGTATTACCCCTGTGCAATTTGCTGCTCTATCTGCCTTAGAAGAATTTCCGCAAATTGATCAAAAAACACTAGCAAATACGATTGGTTTAGACACATCCACGATAGGTGGCGTGATTGATCGCTTAGAATCACGCGGTTTCGTTTTAAGAAACCCCTCAAATAAAGATCGCCGTGTTCATGTGTTAACTCTGACATCTGAGGGAAAAAACTTACTAGAAAAAATTAATCCTCATGTTTTGCAAGCCCAAGATCGCATTTTATCGCCACTAAAAAAATCTCAACATGGGGAATTGATCCAAATGCTAGATATTTTGGTAAATGGTAACAATGATGCGAGTCGAGCGCCTAGTTTCATGAAACCGCTAGAAAATTGA
- a CDS encoding lipid-binding SYLF domain-containing protein — protein MNKIIFSLLKVSCVFFLALGILNSSPIHAQNRTTITQQAQNALNQLLKSNADARVLNNKAVAVLVFPSITKAGIMIGGQYGDGVLLSKGKAIAYYNTTGVSYGMQIGAQEYGYAMFFMKQSAITALDSTDGFEVGVGPSVVVVDEGFAKTNSSINLQEDIYAFIFNQKGLMAGLGIQGNKITRLKN, from the coding sequence ATGAATAAAATTATTTTTTCTTTGTTAAAAGTAAGCTGTGTATTTTTTTTAGCGTTAGGTATCCTAAACAGCTCACCAATTCATGCTCAAAATAGAACCACCATTACACAACAAGCTCAAAATGCTTTAAATCAATTGCTCAAATCAAATGCTGATGCCCGAGTATTAAATAATAAAGCGGTTGCAGTTCTTGTCTTTCCATCGATTACTAAAGCAGGCATCATGATTGGTGGTCAATACGGGGATGGCGTTCTACTCAGTAAAGGTAAAGCAATTGCGTATTACAACACCACGGGTGTTTCTTATGGCATGCAAATTGGTGCTCAAGAGTATGGCTACGCCATGTTTTTTATGAAGCAAAGTGCGATTACAGCTCTCGACTCAACCGATGGATTTGAGGTAGGAGTTGGTCCTAGCGTAGTTGTTGTTGATGAAGGGTTTGCTAAAACAAATAGTTCAATTAATCTACAAGAAGATATTTATGCTTTTATCTTTAATCAAAAAGGTCTAATGGCAGGACTTGGAATCCAAGGGAATAAAATCACTAGGCTCAAGAACTGA
- a CDS encoding tripartite tricarboxylate transporter substrate binding protein codes for MTKKYQLNFIKFFCVLFACCSFNVFAQTFPTKPIRFIVTYPAGGSSDLMGRLMAKKLNDLWGQPIIVENKGGAAGSIGMEFAARQPADGYAFVLGNIGPALINPLISKVTYNMEKDFIPIALVSSGPNVLVVPANSPYKTVQDLLNAAKAKPNTLNFGTSGSGSMSHIATEMIMREANIKMTHVPYKGGGLALIDLMAGQIDFIVSDALPAAEHIKSGKIRPLAITSTARTPLVPGVPTFSEAGLPGFAALSWWGIYLPTGTPKDIQDKYHAALVKIMGDPEIKERFASLGVQAQATSMEEFKSFISAENTKYSKLVTENKIKAD; via the coding sequence ATGACGAAAAAGTATCAACTCAATTTTATTAAATTCTTTTGCGTTCTTTTTGCGTGTTGTTCTTTCAATGTTTTTGCGCAAACTTTTCCAACTAAACCAATCCGCTTCATTGTTACTTACCCAGCTGGCGGCAGCTCCGATTTAATGGGACGCCTAATGGCTAAGAAATTAAATGATCTTTGGGGTCAACCAATTATTGTTGAAAATAAGGGCGGGGCAGCTGGCTCTATTGGTATGGAATTCGCTGCTCGTCAACCTGCTGATGGTTATGCTTTTGTGTTGGGCAATATTGGACCTGCATTAATTAATCCATTAATTAGTAAAGTTACCTACAATATGGAAAAAGATTTTATTCCGATTGCGCTAGTATCCTCGGGACCAAATGTTCTGGTTGTTCCTGCTAATTCACCATATAAAACAGTTCAAGATTTACTCAATGCGGCCAAAGCCAAACCAAATACTTTAAATTTTGGCACTAGTGGATCTGGCAGTATGTCGCATATCGCCACAGAGATGATCATGCGTGAAGCTAATATTAAGATGACGCATGTGCCTTATAAGGGCGGTGGTTTAGCCTTGATTGATTTAATGGCAGGACAAATTGACTTTATCGTATCTGATGCACTTCCTGCAGCAGAACATATTAAATCAGGAAAAATTCGCCCTTTAGCCATAACAAGTACCGCTAGAACACCTCTAGTTCCTGGGGTGCCGACTTTTTCTGAGGCAGGTTTACCTGGATTTGCTGCTTTGTCTTGGTGGGGAATTTATCTACCAACGGGTACACCAAAGGATATTCAAGATAAATATCATGCCGCTTTGGTGAAGATCATGGGTGATCCAGAAATCAAAGAAAGATTTGCGAGTTTAGGCGTTCAAGCGCAAGCAACAAGTATGGAGGAATTCAAATCTTTTATAAGCGCTGAAAATACCAAGTATTCCAAATTAGTTACTGAAAATAAAATCAAAGCAGATTAA
- a CDS encoding cupin domain-containing protein, whose translation MELKATLQVLNQADYPGKRGVTDGQTYQRLIGWPEVNTTDRVRLGRATYAPGTYEQLHWHPIEACYYVIAGSATVRNVEGKEFEVGPGSMIYAPPGIAGAHEWEVKEHLEILDIRACNETNRKMQYTVDKTTMRSYIDLEDIHYRDAISFKSHY comes from the coding sequence ATGGAACTGAAAGCGACACTACAAGTCCTCAATCAAGCAGATTATCCAGGTAAAAGAGGGGTCACAGATGGACAGACATATCAACGACTCATTGGTTGGCCTGAGGTCAATACAACTGACCGAGTCCGCTTAGGGCGTGCTACTTATGCACCTGGAACGTATGAACAACTGCATTGGCATCCTATCGAGGCTTGTTACTATGTTATTGCAGGAAGTGCGACCGTCCGCAATGTTGAGGGTAAAGAATTTGAAGTGGGGCCTGGATCAATGATCTACGCTCCTCCAGGAATCGCCGGTGCGCATGAATGGGAAGTAAAAGAACATTTAGAGATTTTGGATATTCGTGCATGTAATGAAACGAATCGCAAAATGCAATATACCGTTGATAAAACGACGATGCGCTCTTATATTGATTTAGAGGACATTCATTATCGTGATGCGATTAGCTTTAAATCGCATTATTAA
- a CDS encoding SDR family oxidoreductase, whose amino-acid sequence MMSLEKSLLGKLAIVVGGSQGIGSNVAMQLAEQGAHVCVLARNKDALDHLVQAIQQIGSQATAYAVDATSSAALESTFTNIHEKFGKVDIFVHLVGGFTEFIPFEKITEEEWNQVLQLNLTSAMLATQKIEPFLNDGARIVYTGSIAGLGPSPSAKSYMPYGVAKAGLMTMVKYVAKEFGPRKITVNSVSPGSTATERVRKIRGDAGLLEVAKGNPLNHVLQPEDSAAVILFLVSPQAKGITGTNLNVNAGSVM is encoded by the coding sequence ATGATGTCTTTAGAAAAAAGCCTCTTAGGAAAACTTGCTATTGTCGTAGGAGGTAGTCAAGGCATCGGTTCAAATGTTGCAATGCAATTAGCCGAACAAGGAGCTCATGTTTGTGTCTTAGCCAGAAATAAAGACGCATTAGACCATCTTGTACAAGCCATCCAACAAATAGGAAGTCAAGCAACTGCTTACGCTGTAGATGCGACATCAAGTGCAGCTCTAGAAAGCACATTTACAAATATCCATGAGAAATTTGGCAAGGTAGATATTTTTGTACATTTAGTTGGAGGGTTTACGGAGTTTATTCCTTTTGAAAAAATCACTGAAGAAGAATGGAATCAAGTCTTACAACTTAATTTAACCTCAGCCATGCTCGCCACTCAAAAAATAGAGCCATTTCTCAATGATGGCGCCAGAATCGTCTATACCGGATCGATCGCAGGCCTGGGACCAAGTCCTTCGGCAAAATCATATATGCCTTATGGGGTAGCAAAAGCAGGCCTCATGACCATGGTGAAGTATGTGGCAAAAGAGTTTGGTCCTCGAAAAATTACGGTTAACAGTGTGTCTCCGGGTTCAACTGCCACTGAGCGAGTTAGAAAAATTAGAGGAGATGCTGGCTTGCTAGAGGTGGCAAAAGGTAATCCTTTAAATCATGTACTGCAACCAGAAGATTCAGCAGCAGTAATTTTGTTTTTGGTATCACCCCAAGCAAAAGGTATCACGGGCACTAATTTAAATGTTAACGCCGGCAGTGTGATGTAA
- a CDS encoding NAD(P)-dependent oxidoreductase, with the protein MKHTIGFVGLGLMGGWLVKHLLKDGYSVHVYDVEPKKIEGLVPHGAIAVSELKQLPQLVDVIILSLPNSNIVAQVIQDMNLYDAPVPGLVILDTSTADPSMSTELAASLDTLGMYFMDATVSGTSEMCAAKDTIFMVGGPEEVYQRCAPIFLGMGRESVYMGKSGTGAAIKLVVNLVLAVNRVGLAEGLTLAKKAGIDQLLALEVLKKSAAFSKAMDQKGYRMVHRDFYPPIGHMTTHYKDVQLMVSYASKLQCPVPVISFTAQALASEMAKRPGDRDSSAIICFYDDLIKKE; encoded by the coding sequence ATGAAACATACGATTGGGTTTGTTGGTTTAGGTTTAATGGGTGGGTGGCTAGTAAAGCATCTACTCAAAGATGGCTATAGTGTTCATGTATATGATGTAGAACCAAAAAAAATAGAAGGGCTTGTGCCACATGGAGCGATTGCGGTCTCAGAATTAAAGCAGTTACCACAATTAGTTGATGTCATTATTTTGTCTTTACCGAATTCGAATATCGTCGCGCAGGTCATTCAGGACATGAACTTATATGATGCCCCAGTTCCTGGACTTGTGATACTGGATACATCCACCGCTGATCCAAGTATGTCGACAGAGTTAGCGGCATCCCTTGATACATTAGGTATGTATTTCATGGATGCTACAGTCAGTGGGACAAGTGAGATGTGTGCGGCAAAAGATACCATTTTCATGGTTGGTGGACCTGAAGAGGTTTATCAGCGCTGTGCCCCCATTTTTTTAGGGATGGGACGTGAGTCAGTTTATATGGGTAAGAGTGGCACAGGCGCAGCCATTAAACTCGTTGTAAACCTAGTACTTGCGGTCAATCGGGTAGGGCTTGCAGAAGGGTTAACGCTTGCCAAAAAAGCAGGGATTGATCAGTTGTTAGCTCTAGAAGTATTGAAAAAATCAGCGGCATTTTCTAAGGCTATGGACCAAAAAGGTTATCGCATGGTGCATCGTGATTTTTATCCACCGATTGGTCATATGACAACTCACTATAAAGATGTTCAACTCATGGTGTCCTATGCAAGCAAGTTGCAATGTCCCGTGCCTGTGATCAGTTTTACAGCGCAGGCATTAGCCTCAGAGATGGCCAAGCGCCCTGGGGATCGAGATAGTTCCGCCATCATTTGTTTTTATGACGATCTCATTAAAAAAGAGTAA
- a CDS encoding MaoC/PaaZ C-terminal domain-containing protein: MVGLYWEEWEVGKSYETAARTVTETDVVNFAGISGDYNPLHINEEYCKKTQFGTRIAHGPLVYAIAAGLLFQLHLYDDTLIAFLGFESLKFTKPVKIGDTIYAKVTVTEVTETSKPDRGVMKRQLQVINQHGEIVQDAIQAFLMKRKPV, translated from the coding sequence ATGGTTGGATTGTATTGGGAAGAGTGGGAAGTTGGTAAGAGTTATGAGACTGCGGCGCGCACAGTCACTGAAACCGACGTGGTGAACTTTGCAGGGATTTCAGGGGATTACAACCCACTTCATATCAATGAAGAGTATTGTAAGAAAACACAGTTTGGTACACGCATTGCCCATGGTCCGCTTGTGTATGCCATTGCTGCAGGTTTGTTGTTTCAATTACATTTGTATGACGATACCTTGATTGCATTTTTAGGCTTTGAGAGTCTTAAATTTACTAAGCCCGTCAAAATTGGTGACACCATTTATGCCAAAGTGACTGTTACTGAGGTGACTGAAACGTCTAAGCCTGATCGAGGCGTGATGAAGCGTCAACTACAAGTGATTAATCAGCATGGTGAAATCGTTCAAGACGCTATTCAAGCATTCCTAATGAAGCGCAAGCCTGTTTAA
- a CDS encoding CoA transferase, whose amino-acid sequence MVRNSLSDIRIIELGQIIAGTYGGQILSDMGAQVIKVESPKGDLGRNPSVAPYKGESGLFLTFNRNKKSMVIDLKNPEGRQLFLDLVKESDVVVDNFRSGVMKRLGIDYPELQKVNPKIIHCSITGFGSEGEYKDYPALDIIIQAISGHMAITGEKGRPPARLGIPLADLSGGLFSSQGILAALYEREKTGKGQHIELAMFDAMLSLLTYLGTMWLNNAELPSPPGSSHEYTVPWQAFQTKDSYVVVAAREEVHWKSFCRAIGLEEISADPRFANNFLRVENRQILVPILESRMLENETHHWMEIFRREDVPASPVNHFDTAFAEPPVLQNQAIVEYDHPKVGTVRFPAYPVKMGNGAEIISTPAPDLGEHTQEVLKDILLCSKERIDHLVQSGVVVCK is encoded by the coding sequence ATGGTCAGAAATTCCCTCAGTGACATACGTATTATTGAATTAGGTCAAATTATTGCTGGGACCTACGGTGGTCAGATTTTGTCGGATATGGGGGCGCAGGTGATTAAAGTTGAGTCCCCAAAAGGTGATTTAGGCCGTAACCCATCCGTTGCACCCTATAAAGGAGAAAGTGGCTTATTTCTGACCTTTAATCGTAACAAAAAAAGTATGGTGATTGATCTTAAAAACCCTGAAGGTCGACAACTTTTTTTAGATCTTGTCAAAGAGTCTGACGTCGTGGTAGATAATTTTCGGTCAGGGGTGATGAAGCGCTTAGGGATTGATTATCCTGAGTTACAAAAAGTCAATCCTAAGATTATTCACTGCTCTATCACAGGCTTTGGTTCTGAAGGTGAATACAAAGACTACCCAGCATTAGATATTATTATTCAAGCGATTAGTGGACATATGGCCATTACTGGGGAAAAGGGGCGTCCACCCGCGAGATTGGGTATTCCACTGGCTGATTTAAGTGGTGGACTATTTTCCAGTCAGGGGATTTTGGCCGCCTTATATGAACGAGAAAAAACCGGTAAAGGTCAGCATATAGAACTTGCGATGTTTGATGCTATGTTGAGCCTGTTGACCTATTTAGGGACGATGTGGTTAAACAATGCAGAACTTCCAAGTCCACCAGGATCATCCCATGAGTACACCGTACCATGGCAAGCATTTCAGACAAAAGATTCCTATGTGGTAGTTGCTGCGAGAGAAGAGGTACATTGGAAAAGTTTTTGTCGGGCCATAGGTTTAGAAGAAATCTCAGCTGATCCGCGTTTTGCGAATAATTTTTTACGCGTAGAAAATCGTCAGATCTTAGTACCGATACTTGAGAGCCGTATGCTCGAAAATGAAACTCATCATTGGATGGAAATCTTTCGCAGAGAAGACGTTCCAGCAAGTCCTGTGAATCATTTTGATACTGCATTTGCTGAGCCGCCTGTATTGCAAAATCAAGCTATTGTTGAATACGATCATCCTAAAGTTGGGACAGTTCGTTTTCCAGCTTATCCAGTGAAGATGGGGAATGGCGCAGAAATAATTTCAACACCTGCGCCTGACTTAGGGGAACATACCCAAGAGGTTTTGAAAGATATTTTGTTATGTAGTAAAGAGCGTATCGATCACTTGGTTCAATCCGGTGTCGTGGTTTGTAAATAA
- a CDS encoding acyl-CoA dehydrogenase family protein produces MNFELSQDQINIRDHLNELLKDVCTPKYAAECDEQQRPPREAFDALAKNGWLGLIGPEEYGGAGGSPLDLAVMLDVLGYHFEELGLWVFRNLTYGCHAIMKHGTQAQKDLIVPKVIKGELSVCFGLTEPDSGSDASALTTKAIQDGDDYIINGRKVYTSGMDISDYCILVTRTKNLEKKQQGITNFFIDTKLPGIKVKKLATLGQRAIGTTEVFYNEVRTPASSILGELDQGWRGADNYLCYERLCLSAARTGAARAAYEFALEHAKTRIQFGKPIGKFQAVSHKLAEMRMMLDIAQTMVYRYAWLVENGKDTRQDAAVLKLYTSESYKSIADMSLQILGGYGYCMEYPLQRFFRDSRLATIGGGTSEIQKNIIASSLGL; encoded by the coding sequence ATGAACTTTGAACTCTCCCAAGATCAAATTAATATTCGTGATCATTTAAATGAATTATTAAAAGACGTATGTACCCCAAAATATGCTGCAGAGTGTGATGAGCAACAAAGACCACCGAGAGAAGCATTTGATGCCTTGGCGAAAAATGGTTGGTTAGGTCTCATTGGTCCAGAGGAATATGGTGGTGCTGGCGGAAGTCCACTGGATTTGGCAGTGATGTTAGATGTGCTTGGGTATCATTTTGAAGAATTAGGTTTATGGGTTTTTAGAAACCTGACCTATGGTTGTCATGCCATCATGAAGCATGGCACACAAGCCCAGAAAGATTTGATCGTGCCAAAAGTCATTAAAGGTGAGCTGTCAGTTTGCTTTGGACTTACAGAGCCTGACTCCGGGTCAGATGCAAGTGCGCTTACTACAAAGGCAATTCAAGATGGGGATGACTACATCATTAATGGTCGAAAGGTTTATACCTCTGGGATGGATATCAGTGATTACTGTATCTTAGTGACGAGAACGAAAAACCTAGAAAAAAAACAGCAAGGGATTACTAATTTTTTCATTGATACAAAATTACCTGGCATTAAAGTGAAGAAACTCGCCACTTTAGGGCAACGGGCGATTGGTACAACAGAAGTGTTTTATAACGAAGTAAGAACGCCCGCAAGCTCCATTCTTGGAGAGCTTGATCAAGGTTGGAGGGGGGCAGATAATTATCTTTGCTACGAGCGTCTATGTTTGTCAGCTGCAAGAACTGGAGCAGCCAGGGCCGCTTATGAATTTGCACTAGAGCATGCTAAAACTCGCATTCAGTTTGGCAAACCCATTGGTAAGTTTCAGGCAGTTTCTCATAAATTAGCGGAGATGCGCATGATGTTAGATATTGCGCAAACTATGGTTTATCGGTACGCATGGTTAGTTGAAAACGGTAAAGATACGCGACAAGATGCAGCAGTACTTAAGTTATATACCAGTGAGTCGTATAAATCGATAGCGGATATGAGTCTACAAATTTTAGGTGGATATGGATATTGTATGGAGTATCCACTGCAACGTTTCTTCAGAGATTCAAGGTTAGCAACAATTGGCGGTGGAACTTCTGAAATTCAAAAAAACATCATTGCGTCCAGTCTAGGTTTATAG
- a CDS encoding CoA ester lyase produces the protein MRLIRTALFAPGINAKVMAKALASKVDAVILDLEDSVPLASKGEARKMVRETIEQAYQSKNDDQPYIMVRVNAADTGLLADDIAQICVNGLGMVFIPKAEYVKDIQQAAAQIEAIEKANGIDPIAIGLQIESALGVYHCYDLIKASPKVQLSSLGTAQDGDLQNSLGCGWSVDGPEMLYARSKVLLDSKAAGNVTPIDGVFADLNDEAGLLAESSLSAKLGYVGRTIIHPKQIDIVEQAYGLSPALKAYYQKLVHEFEQAEKSGVAAITIEGKLVDYAMYRQAKRILDNVKQ, from the coding sequence ATGCGACTGATTCGAACTGCATTATTTGCACCAGGTATTAATGCCAAAGTCATGGCAAAAGCCCTTGCATCAAAAGTTGATGCGGTGATTCTTGATTTAGAAGATTCAGTACCACTTGCTTCGAAGGGTGAAGCGCGCAAGATGGTGCGAGAAACGATTGAGCAAGCGTATCAATCCAAGAATGACGATCAACCTTATATTATGGTGCGGGTTAATGCAGCAGATACAGGGTTACTGGCAGATGATATTGCGCAAATTTGTGTCAATGGCTTAGGTATGGTCTTTATTCCTAAAGCTGAATATGTAAAAGATATTCAGCAAGCGGCAGCGCAGATTGAGGCAATTGAAAAAGCCAATGGTATTGATCCGATTGCGATTGGTTTGCAAATTGAATCTGCTTTGGGTGTTTACCATTGTTATGACTTAATTAAAGCATCTCCAAAAGTACAGTTAAGTAGTTTAGGGACAGCGCAAGATGGTGACTTACAAAATAGTTTAGGATGTGGTTGGTCAGTTGACGGCCCAGAAATGCTCTATGCAAGATCTAAAGTATTACTAGATTCTAAAGCTGCTGGCAATGTCACTCCCATAGATGGGGTATTTGCGGACTTAAATGATGAGGCAGGATTACTTGCCGAGTCGAGCCTTTCAGCCAAGTTGGGATATGTTGGAAGAACCATCATTCATCCTAAGCAAATTGATATTGTTGAGCAAGCATATGGTTTATCTCCCGCATTAAAAGCGTATTACCAAAAACTTGTTCATGAATTTGAGCAGGCTGAAAAAAGTGGAGTTGCTGCGATAACTATTGAAGGTAAGTTAGTCGATTATGCGATGTACCGCCAAGCGAAACGAATTTTAGATAACGTAAAACAGTAA
- a CDS encoding aspartate/glutamate racemase family protein, which translates to MKIWWQSSTAIHRLDDYRNTLTKNLNELKRPDVEVHVNGVDDGSMDLHYNSIVAMNSYGVGGVLNKLMQADEQGYDAIAIGCFLDPAMQEAREIVKIPVLGLGECTMLMACMYGYKFSGIAFHKKQSQYYDRKAFEYGLSSRHIPFGDLGIDFTEVQKAFTNPGQMTENFLKESRRLAAEGAEVILAACATVNAIIRRENITEVDGALIMDCNAVLLKTTEAMADLSKTVGLNSSRRLMYQSPDQSALEKWKQIYGFRSAPQLKK; encoded by the coding sequence ATGAAAATATGGTGGCAGAGTAGTACAGCAATTCATCGATTAGATGATTACAGAAATACCTTAACGAAAAATTTAAATGAACTAAAGCGTCCAGATGTTGAGGTACACGTCAATGGTGTGGATGATGGTTCGATGGATTTGCACTACAACTCGATTGTAGCTATGAATAGTTATGGCGTTGGCGGTGTTCTCAATAAATTAATGCAAGCGGATGAACAAGGTTACGATGCTATTGCGATTGGTTGCTTTTTAGATCCCGCCATGCAAGAGGCTCGTGAAATCGTCAAAATTCCGGTACTTGGTTTAGGTGAATGCACCATGTTGATGGCATGCATGTATGGATATAAGTTTTCAGGAATTGCTTTTCATAAAAAGCAATCGCAATATTATGATCGTAAAGCCTTTGAATATGGACTTTCTTCAAGACATATCCCATTTGGCGACTTAGGAATTGACTTTACAGAAGTACAAAAAGCATTTACTAATCCTGGTCAAATGACAGAAAATTTCTTAAAAGAATCAAGGCGCTTGGCTGCAGAGGGGGCCGAAGTCATCTTAGCAGCATGTGCCACCGTGAATGCGATTATTCGTCGGGAAAACATTACAGAGGTAGATGGTGCATTGATTATGGATTGCAATGCCGTTTTATTGAAAACAACAGAAGCAATGGCTGATTTAAGTAAAACTGTTGGCCTGAATTCAAGTCGTCGTTTAATGTATCAATCACCTGATCAATCCGCTCTTGAAAAGTGGAAGCAGATTTATGGCTTCCGTTCCGCTCCTCAATTAAAGAAATAA
- a CDS encoding tripartite tricarboxylate transporter substrate binding protein, which produces MLNKVMLSIALAGVTISQAFGAFPESPVSIVVAFAPGGATDITARIMSAAMNKGFGQQILIDNRPGAGGAVAASFVKAAKPNGYTLMLTSSVYVVTPSLKKPSPYDPLKDFIPVCEIGDAPNVIVVKADSPIKTVADLVAMARKDSQLISYGSPGAGTTPHLAAEVLKIRENINMTHIPYKGAGPAMTDLLGGQTQVLFGALASVIAQIQGGQVRALAQTGEKKWPELQQVPTLAELGIKDAVSNTFQAIFAPAGTPPDIISFLSNQCVQALKEPDVIEKLKQAGLATTALDSAGLRARVAKEVPYWKEVIDKGGIKGD; this is translated from the coding sequence ATGTTGAATAAAGTAATGCTATCAATTGCACTAGCAGGTGTGACTATAAGTCAGGCATTTGGTGCTTTTCCAGAGTCGCCTGTTTCCATTGTGGTTGCATTTGCCCCAGGCGGTGCGACTGATATCACAGCAAGAATTATGTCTGCAGCAATGAATAAAGGATTTGGTCAGCAAATACTGATTGACAATCGACCGGGTGCTGGAGGTGCGGTTGCAGCAAGTTTTGTCAAAGCGGCGAAGCCTAATGGGTATACCTTGATGTTAACTTCTAGCGTATATGTGGTGACACCGAGTTTAAAAAAGCCATCTCCCTACGATCCGTTGAAAGATTTTATTCCGGTATGCGAAATTGGTGATGCTCCAAACGTCATTGTTGTAAAGGCGGACTCGCCGATTAAAACGGTTGCTGATTTGGTTGCAATGGCGAGAAAAGATTCACAATTAATTAGTTATGGAAGCCCAGGGGCTGGCACGACACCTCATTTAGCTGCAGAGGTATTAAAGATTCGTGAAAATATCAACATGACCCACATCCCCTATAAGGGAGCGGGTCCTGCTATGACAGATTTATTGGGTGGTCAAACACAAGTTTTATTTGGCGCTCTAGCATCTGTAATTGCGCAAATTCAGGGAGGTCAAGTTCGTGCCCTTGCTCAAACTGGAGAAAAGAAATGGCCAGAATTGCAACAAGTGCCAACACTCGCAGAACTTGGTATTAAGGATGCTGTGTCAAATACCTTCCAAGCGATATTTGCGCCAGCGGGCACACCCCCAGATATCATTTCATTCCTATCCAATCAATGTGTACAAGCACTAAAAGAGCCGGATGTCATTGAAAAATTAAAACAAGCTGGACTTGCTACAACCGCACTAGATTCTGCAGGGCTTCGTGCAAGAGTTGCAAAAGAGGTACCTTATTGGAAAGAGGTGATAGATAAGGGCGGCATAAAGGGCGATTAA
- a CDS encoding IclR family transcriptional regulator has translation MTNSSIKSADRVLDVLELLCRRGNAASHSEIASALDIPKSSLTSLLKNLAHRNYLEKNPVENTYYLGPAFFELIQQGKNVKSILKIANIQLAMLTEKTKEAAAFYLFKGDHIERVLGLDANYPLSYRMLPNVKFPLYSAAAGKAILHILPLEEKDLYFKKTKLQSMTDKTVTDEKILRKKLIADTVDGVTISYGENSVGVIALAIPICKNGYPLGALSVVIPEVRFNKTLDELCRKMLKIGKDKIENELNN, from the coding sequence ATGACAAATTCTTCGATTAAATCTGCAGATCGCGTTTTAGATGTTTTGGAACTTCTTTGCAGGAGAGGTAATGCCGCATCTCATTCTGAGATTGCCAGCGCTTTAGATATCCCTAAAAGTAGCTTAACTAGTCTTCTCAAGAATCTAGCCCATCGCAATTATTTAGAAAAAAATCCTGTTGAAAACACCTATTATCTAGGCCCAGCTTTTTTTGAATTAATTCAACAAGGCAAAAATGTCAAATCGATTTTAAAAATTGCCAATATTCAATTAGCAATGCTGACTGAAAAAACAAAAGAAGCTGCGGCATTTTATTTATTTAAGGGCGATCATATTGAGCGTGTGCTCGGTCTTGACGCGAATTACCCCCTGAGTTATCGCATGCTGCCCAATGTCAAATTTCCGCTCTACTCGGCTGCTGCAGGGAAAGCTATCCTCCATATTCTGCCATTAGAAGAAAAAGATCTTTACTTCAAAAAAACGAAACTTCAATCGATGACAGATAAAACGGTAACCGATGAAAAGATACTTCGCAAAAAATTAATCGCAGATACCGTTGATGGTGTAACGATTTCTTATGGAGAAAATTCGGTTGGCGTCATTGCCTTAGCAATCCCCATTTGTAAAAATGGCTATCCTTTAGGTGCACTTAGTGTGGTGATACCGGAAGTCAGATTTAATAAAACACTAGACGAATTATGTAGAAAAATGTTAAAAATAGGCAAAGATAAAATAGAAAATGAATTAAATAATTAA